The Brassica napus cultivar Da-Ae chromosome C7, Da-Ae, whole genome shotgun sequence genome has a segment encoding these proteins:
- the LOC106448119 gene encoding uncharacterized protein LOC106448119, with amino-acid sequence MSDFRPIACCNVIYNVVSKLVARRLTATLPEAIELNQCAFVEGRLLLENVLLATELVKDYQKGSVTSRSAIKLDISKDFDTVSWSFIEDTLRAMNYPDLFVTWIMRCIDTAAFSVSVNGELEGFFMSYHPHCKELSLSHLSFADDIVVFTDGLPASLRGTLSIFDQFARMSRLHINVAKSTTLAAGREKQALENEAVTAGLSISALPIRYLGLPLTTKQMTKQDYEPLLTKIRNLSLLDQ; translated from the exons ATGTCCGACTTCAGACCTATAGCATGTTGCAACGTTATCTACAACGTTGTGTCAAAGTTAGTAGCTCGAAGGTTGACGGCTACGTTGCCGGAAGCCATAGAACTCAATCAGTGTGCTTTTGTTGAGGGGAGACTGCTCCTGGAAAATGTTCTATTGGCTACTGAACTAGTCAAAGACTATCAGAAGGGGTCTGTCACATCTCGTTCTGCCATCAAGTTGGATATCTCTAAAGATTTTGATACTGTAAGCTGGTCTTTCATTGAGGATACCCTGCGAGCAATGAACTACCCGGATCTCTTCGTCACATGGATAATGAGGTGCATAGATACTGCTGCTTTCTCCGTGTCTGTCAATGGGGAACTTGAGGGATTTTTTATGA GCTATCACCCACACTGCAAAGAGTTAAGTCTCTCACACCTGAGTTTTGCCGACGACATAGTGGTATTCACAGACGGTTTGCCAGCTTCACTTCGGGGCACTTTGTCTATATTTGATCAGTTTGCAAGAATGTCTCGGCTTCATATAAATGTTGCGAAATCGACTACCCTCGCTGCGGGTAGGGAGAAACAAGCCCTGGAGAATGAAGCAGTGACTGCGGGTCTGTCCATCTCTGCTTTGCCTATTAGATACCTTGGCCTTCCTCTCACTACGAAGCAAATGACCAAGCAAGACTATGAGCCTCTTCTCACCAAAATTCGTAATCTCTCTCTCCTGGACCAGTAA